A genomic segment from Nodularia sphaerocarpa UHCC 0038 encodes:
- the thrC gene encoding threonine synthase → MTVSLSVAKSYRQPWPGLIEAYREYLPVSEKTPVVTLLEGNTPLIPAPAIAERIGRQVKVFVKYDGLNPTGSFKDRGMTMAISKAKEAGAKAVICASTGNTSAAAAAYAKRGGMKPFVLIPDGYVALGKLAQALLYGAEVLAIKGNFDRALEIVREMAESYPITLVNSVNPYRLEGQKTGAFEVVDALGNAPDWLCIPVGNAGNITAYWMGFCQYHQAGKCDRLPRMMGFQAAGAAPLVNGHPVSHPETIATAIRIGNPASWDKAMAAQSASQGCFKAVTDEEILDAYRLLASSEGIFCEPASAASVAGLLQVKDQVPTGATVVCVLTGNGLKDPDTAIKHSHSQFKQGIDAELGAVAKAMGF, encoded by the coding sequence GTGACTGTGAGTTTGTCTGTTGCTAAATCTTATCGCCAACCCTGGCCCGGACTAATTGAAGCCTATCGTGAGTACTTGCCTGTTAGTGAAAAAACGCCTGTTGTCACCTTATTAGAGGGTAATACTCCCTTGATTCCAGCGCCGGCGATCGCAGAACGTATTGGTAGACAAGTAAAAGTATTTGTCAAATATGATGGTCTTAATCCCACTGGTAGCTTCAAAGACCGGGGAATGACTATGGCAATTTCCAAGGCCAAGGAAGCTGGGGCTAAGGCGGTAATTTGTGCCAGTACAGGCAATACCTCGGCGGCGGCGGCGGCTTATGCGAAACGGGGCGGGATGAAGCCCTTTGTACTCATACCCGATGGCTATGTGGCGCTGGGTAAGTTAGCACAGGCTTTGTTGTATGGTGCGGAAGTTTTAGCCATTAAAGGCAACTTTGACCGGGCGCTGGAAATTGTCCGCGAAATGGCAGAAAGCTATCCCATCACTTTAGTTAATTCTGTGAATCCCTACCGTTTGGAAGGGCAAAAAACCGGAGCATTTGAAGTGGTCGATGCGTTGGGTAATGCGCCAGATTGGTTGTGTATCCCGGTGGGTAATGCCGGAAATATCACAGCATATTGGATGGGGTTTTGTCAATATCATCAAGCTGGAAAGTGCGATCGCTTGCCCAGAATGATGGGATTCCAAGCCGCAGGTGCAGCCCCCCTAGTGAATGGACACCCAGTTTCCCATCCCGAAACCATCGCTACAGCGATCCGGATTGGTAATCCGGCTAGTTGGGATAAAGCCATGGCCGCCCAATCAGCCAGTCAAGGCTGCTTTAAAGCCGTTACAGACGAGGAAATTTTGGATGCTTATAGACTTTTGGCATCATCAGAAGGAATTTTCTGCGAACCCGCCAGCGCTGCGTCTGTAGCTGGATTATTGCAGGTAAAAGACCAAGTTCCCACAGGGGCGACAGTGGTTTGTGTCCTCACTGGGAATGGTTTAAAAGACCCAGATACAGCTATTAAACACAGTCACAGCCAATTTAAACAAGGCATTGATGCCGAATTGGGTGCAGTAGCCAAAGCAATGGGATTTTAA
- a CDS encoding lipoxygenase family protein: MKPFLPQNDPNPKQRQFYLQKARKDYEFVYDFLPPMPMLKSVPPSENFSTKYIAERTVETAELSLNMLAVKAHGFWDPLDELQDYEDFFPVLRKPNVMKTYETDDSFAEQRLCGVNPLVLRQIKQMPANFAFTIEELQAKFGNSINLIERLATGNLYVADYRPLAFIQGGTYAKGKKYLPAPIAFFCWRSSGYKDRGQLVPVAIQINPKSGKASPLLTPFDDSSIWFYAKSCVQIADANHHEMSSHLCRTHFVMEPFAVVTPRQLAENHPLRILLKPHFRFMLANNDLARQRLVNRGGAVDELLAGTLQESLQIVVDAYKDWSLDQFALPTELKNRGMDNVENLPHYPYRDDGILLWNAINKFVFNYLELYYKTPADLQADVELQAWARELVAEDGGRVKGMSDRIDTLEKLVKIVTTIIYICGPLHSAVNFPQYEYMGFIPNMPLAAYQPIQESGVCDDRQAVIDFLPPAKPTSTQLSTLFILSAYRYDRLGYYEEQEFEDKNADYVVNKFQQELNVVQRKIELNNKGRLVDYEYLQPRLVLNSISI, encoded by the coding sequence ATGAAACCATTTCTGCCTCAAAATGACCCGAACCCGAAACAACGCCAATTTTATCTCCAGAAAGCCAGAAAAGACTATGAATTTGTGTATGATTTCTTGCCTCCTATGCCGATGCTCAAAAGCGTACCTCCTTCAGAAAACTTTTCTACAAAGTATATTGCTGAACGGACAGTAGAGACAGCAGAACTTTCTCTGAATATGTTAGCTGTCAAAGCCCATGGTTTTTGGGACCCATTAGATGAATTGCAAGACTATGAAGACTTTTTTCCAGTTTTGCGTAAACCTAATGTAATGAAAACTTATGAAACTGATGACTCCTTCGCTGAACAACGGCTCTGTGGAGTGAATCCTTTAGTTTTGCGTCAGATTAAACAAATGCCAGCTAACTTCGCATTTACCATCGAAGAACTGCAAGCTAAATTTGGCAACTCTATCAACTTGATAGAAAGACTGGCGACGGGAAATTTATATGTAGCTGATTATAGACCCTTGGCATTCATTCAAGGTGGCACTTACGCCAAAGGTAAAAAGTATCTCCCAGCGCCCATAGCCTTTTTCTGTTGGCGCAGTTCTGGCTATAAAGATCGCGGTCAACTCGTACCTGTAGCGATCCAAATCAATCCAAAATCAGGCAAAGCCAGCCCACTGCTCACACCTTTTGATGACTCTTCCATCTGGTTTTATGCCAAGTCCTGTGTTCAAATTGCTGATGCTAATCATCATGAAATGAGCAGCCATTTATGCCGGACTCACTTTGTGATGGAACCCTTTGCTGTTGTCACTCCCCGTCAACTAGCTGAGAACCATCCTCTGAGAATCCTGCTCAAACCCCACTTCCGGTTTATGTTGGCTAACAATGATTTAGCTCGTCAGCGTTTGGTTAATCGGGGCGGTGCTGTTGATGAATTATTAGCTGGAACTCTGCAAGAGTCACTACAAATTGTTGTAGATGCTTATAAAGATTGGAGTTTGGATCAATTTGCTCTCCCCACAGAACTAAAAAATCGGGGTATGGATAATGTAGAAAACTTGCCACACTATCCTTATCGGGACGATGGGATCTTGTTGTGGAATGCGATTAACAAGTTTGTGTTTAACTATTTGGAGCTTTACTACAAGACTCCCGCAGACTTGCAAGCAGACGTGGAACTGCAAGCTTGGGCGCGGGAATTAGTTGCTGAAGATGGTGGACGGGTCAAGGGTATGAGCGATCGCATTGATACTCTGGAAAAATTAGTTAAGATTGTGACTACGATCATCTACATTTGTGGACCACTGCATTCTGCTGTTAACTTCCCACAATATGAATATATGGGTTTTATTCCCAATATGCCCTTGGCCGCTTATCAACCAATTCAAGAAAGCGGCGTTTGCGATGATCGCCAAGCCGTGATAGATTTTTTACCACCAGCGAAGCCAACAAGTACCCAACTGTCAACTCTATTCATACTTTCAGCCTATCGTTATGACAGACTGGGATATTATGAAGAACAGGAATTTGAAGACAAAAATGCTGACTATGTTGTTAATAAATTCCAGCAAGAATTGAATGTTGTCCAGAGAAAAATTGAGTTGAACAACAAGGGACGCTTGGTAGATTATGAATATCTACAACCAAGACTTGTTCTCAATAGCATCAGCATTTAA